In one window of Gammaproteobacteria bacterium DNA:
- a CDS encoding nucleotidyltransferase family protein, with the protein MGNGRSVAGIVLAAGSSTRMGRNKLLLEVAGEALVRRAVRISREAGLDPVVVVTGHARERIEREIADLDCTPVFNANHRAGIQTSAASGVAGVAGACDAAVIMLADMPFVTARMLRTLVERYTAEAPPLVVSRYGGEVNAPPMLYDRVLFPEVTRMRAGCGREVVRRHYDRAVQVEWPAGRLRDLDRPEDYAAVVEELARAEGGAREEGGAGAAADAEAAAGPTPGERN; encoded by the coding sequence GTGGGCAACGGACGAAGTGTAGCGGGCATCGTTCTCGCAGCCGGTTCTTCGACCCGCATGGGTCGGAACAAGCTTCTGCTTGAGGTGGCGGGCGAGGCGCTGGTCCGGCGCGCGGTGCGGATCTCGAGGGAGGCCGGTCTGGACCCGGTGGTGGTGGTCACGGGGCACGCGCGCGAGCGGATCGAGCGGGAGATCGCGGATCTCGACTGTACGCCTGTATTCAACGCCAACCACCGTGCGGGCATCCAGACCTCGGCGGCTTCGGGTGTCGCCGGGGTCGCGGGCGCGTGCGACGCCGCCGTGATCATGCTCGCAGACATGCCGTTCGTGACCGCGCGCATGCTGCGCACGCTGGTGGAGCGCTACACTGCGGAGGCGCCGCCACTGGTAGTGTCCCGATACGGCGGCGAGGTGAACGCGCCCCCGATGCTCTACGACCGGGTGCTCTTCCCCGAGGTGACCCGCATGCGCGCCGGGTGCGGGCGGGAGGTGGTGCGCCGCCACTACGACCGGGCCGTGCAGGTCGAGTGGCCGGCGGGCCGGTTGCGCGACCTCGACCGCCCGGAAGACTACGCGGCCGTGGTCGAGGAACTCGCGCGCGCCGAGGGGGGCGCCAGGGAGGAGGGGGGCGCGGGGGCGGCGGCGGACGCGGAGGCGGCGGCGGGCCCTACCCCGGGTGAGCGAAATTGA
- a CDS encoding transglutaminase family protein — MSARYRIRHELEFRYDAPVRGSVMTLFLSPVRDRRQQLRSFSIETDPGGAVFEFRGPFGNRGHFFDRPGHHRALRIVARSRVEVSPPEAVPGDPGPGSWEALASEIRAPELWLMLQPSRFAQPSSAALGQFVSARGIEKRDDVMGSIRALLARIYEAFEFSPGITAADSPIEHILETGRGVCQDYAHVMISVLRGWGVPTRYVSGYLGPHGDLTSTNESHAWVECWLPGSGWRGFDPANNCDCDERHVRAAVGRDYADVPPVRGVFRGSANSALAARVEVVRDGQDGMEQ; from the coding sequence GTGAGCGCGCGCTACCGCATCCGGCACGAGCTCGAGTTCCGCTACGACGCTCCGGTGCGCGGATCCGTCATGACCCTCTTCCTGTCTCCGGTCCGGGATCGCCGCCAGCAACTGCGCAGCTTCTCCATCGAAACCGACCCCGGCGGAGCCGTGTTCGAGTTCAGGGGGCCCTTCGGAAACCGCGGCCACTTCTTCGACCGGCCGGGCCACCACCGCGCACTCCGGATCGTCGCCCGCTCCCGCGTGGAGGTCTCGCCCCCCGAAGCGGTTCCCGGCGACCCGGGACCTGGCTCGTGGGAGGCGCTCGCGTCCGAGATCCGGGCGCCGGAGCTCTGGCTCATGCTGCAGCCGAGCCGCTTCGCGCAGCCGTCGTCCGCGGCCCTGGGACAATTCGTGTCGGCGCGCGGCATCGAGAAGAGAGACGATGTCATGGGGAGCATTCGCGCCCTGCTGGCGCGAATCTACGAGGCCTTCGAGTTCTCACCCGGCATCACCGCGGCCGACTCGCCCATCGAGCACATTCTGGAGACCGGCCGGGGCGTGTGTCAGGACTATGCCCACGTCATGATCTCCGTCCTTCGCGGCTGGGGAGTCCCCACCCGCTACGTCTCGGGTTATCTCGGGCCCCACGGCGATCTGACTTCAACCAACGAAAGCCATGCCTGGGTGGAATGCTGGTTGCCCGGGTCGGGATGGCGCGGTTTCGATCCCGCCAACAACTGCGACTGCGATGAGCGCCATGTGCGCGCCGCGGTAGGCAGGGACTACGCCGACGTACCCCCGGTGCGGGGCGTCTTTCGCGGATCCGCCAACTCGGCCCTCGCCGCGCGCGTGGAGGTGGTCCGGGACGGGCAGGACGGGATGGAGCAGTGA
- a CDS encoding alpha-E domain-containing protein, translating into MLARAAADFYWMGRYFERAEHTARLLRYQLARLVDTPAGELAVGWRVIYRALGQSAPITPTVTDEAESFLLADAYTLAASLVEETTNPDSIIRCWTTARDNAKQLRPWLPVRVWTCLNQGFFWLRDCDFPAAWATGPAALAGEAIDRLRLLAGVVEARMPRDDAWRFLELGQFVERLQHQAALLDAWDRIGQAPGDAPSLSWAGLLRVCAAHEFYCRTHSMVIRRGPALAFLARNPELPQSLCFAVHRIERLLAGIDPRGARYPLAAPHRMVLRLSATVETDPASENDAEGDGGSFEALLKDSRALHGITVSTYFDYPVEAGLPS; encoded by the coding sequence ATGCTCGCCCGGGCCGCAGCGGACTTCTACTGGATGGGGCGCTACTTCGAGCGTGCCGAGCACACCGCCCGGCTGCTCCGGTATCAGCTTGCGCGCCTCGTCGACACTCCCGCCGGCGAGCTGGCGGTGGGCTGGAGGGTGATCTACCGTGCCCTCGGACAGTCGGCGCCCATCACCCCCACCGTCACCGACGAAGCCGAATCGTTCCTGCTCGCCGACGCCTATACGCTCGCCGCGAGCCTGGTCGAGGAGACCACCAACCCCGACTCCATCATCCGCTGCTGGACCACGGCGCGGGACAACGCCAAGCAGCTCCGGCCCTGGCTCCCGGTCCGGGTCTGGACCTGTCTCAACCAGGGCTTCTTCTGGCTTCGCGACTGCGACTTCCCCGCCGCCTGGGCAACCGGACCGGCTGCGCTGGCGGGCGAGGCGATCGACCGGCTGCGGCTGCTGGCGGGGGTGGTGGAAGCCCGCATGCCCCGCGACGACGCATGGCGCTTCCTGGAGCTCGGACAATTCGTCGAACGTCTTCAGCACCAGGCGGCCCTGCTGGACGCCTGGGACCGCATCGGCCAGGCTCCCGGCGACGCGCCCTCGCTGTCGTGGGCGGGGCTCCTGCGGGTCTGCGCGGCCCATGAGTTCTACTGCCGCACCCACTCCATGGTGATCCGCCGGGGACCGGCGCTGGCGTTTCTGGCCCGCAACCCGGAGTTGCCCCAGTCGCTGTGCTTCGCGGTGCATCGCATCGAGCGGCTTCTTGCGGGCATCGACCCGAGGGGCGCGCGCTATCCCCTGGCGGCTCCCCACCGCATGGTGCTGCGCCTGTCCGCAACCGTGGAAACGGACCCCGCAAGCGAGAACGATGCCGAAGGGGATGGAGGGTCGTTCGAGGCGCTGCTGAAGGACAGCCGGGCGCTCCACGGCATCACCGTGTCGACGTACTTCGACTACCCCGTGGAAGCCGGGCTGCCGTCGTGA
- a CDS encoding circularly permuted type 2 ATP-grasp protein, translated as MFRQDGTLRGVSRRLGTALSRASPEDLAQLQEGVARRFIHEGITFTVIGADEASEQIIPIDCVPRLLTADEWDHIDRGLRQRLTALNLFLRDIYHDGRSLRDGIVPPDLVLGCPQYRVEMRGLQVPNDIYVSVCGTDVVRTHAGFAVLEDNLRVPSGVSYMLACRVAMKQAFPRLYRAHNVREIARYPEQLYATLASLGSWAGTPRVAVLSPGRYNSAYYEHAFLAGEMGADLVEGRDLVVHDGIVYARTVTGLRRIDVIYRRVDDDFLDPVTFRSDSLLGVPGLFHAYRAGNVVIANAPGTGVADDKAVYAYVPDLIRYFLDEEPILANVETHLCRTREGLAYTLDNLERLVVKEVGGSGGYGMLVGPHSTAAERDRYAARLRSHPDNFISQPVLDLSRAMCFVEGNLEPRHVDVRPFVLRGRSDTWIAPGGLCRVALRRGGLVVNSSQGGGCKDLWVLRDGQVPD; from the coding sequence ATGTTCCGCCAGGACGGCACCCTGCGCGGCGTATCGCGGCGTCTGGGCACGGCGCTTTCGAGGGCGTCGCCGGAGGATCTGGCGCAGCTTCAGGAAGGCGTTGCGCGCCGCTTCATCCACGAGGGGATCACCTTTACCGTCATCGGCGCGGACGAGGCCTCGGAGCAGATCATCCCCATCGACTGCGTTCCCCGTCTGCTCACGGCCGACGAATGGGACCACATCGACCGGGGCCTCAGGCAGCGGCTGACCGCGCTCAACCTCTTCCTCAGGGACATCTACCACGACGGCCGGTCGCTGCGTGACGGGATCGTGCCTCCCGACCTGGTGCTGGGGTGTCCCCAGTACCGCGTCGAGATGCGGGGCCTGCAGGTTCCCAACGACATCTACGTCTCGGTCTGCGGCACCGATGTGGTGCGAACCCATGCGGGCTTCGCGGTGCTCGAGGACAATCTGCGGGTTCCCTCCGGGGTCTCGTACATGCTGGCCTGCCGCGTCGCCATGAAACAGGCGTTTCCGCGGCTGTACCGGGCGCACAACGTGCGCGAGATCGCCCGCTATCCCGAACAGCTCTACGCCACCCTGGCATCGCTGGGATCCTGGGCGGGCACGCCCCGGGTGGCGGTGCTCTCCCCGGGCCGCTACAACTCCGCCTACTACGAGCACGCCTTCCTGGCCGGGGAGATGGGCGCCGACCTGGTGGAGGGGCGGGACCTGGTGGTGCACGACGGCATCGTGTACGCCCGCACCGTCACGGGGCTCAGGCGCATAGACGTCATCTACCGGCGCGTGGACGACGACTTCCTGGATCCGGTCACCTTCCGCTCCGACTCGCTGCTGGGGGTTCCAGGCCTCTTCCACGCGTACCGGGCGGGCAACGTGGTGATCGCCAACGCCCCGGGCACCGGCGTCGCCGACGACAAGGCGGTCTACGCCTACGTGCCGGACCTCATTCGCTACTTCCTCGACGAAGAGCCCATCCTGGCCAACGTCGAAACCCACCTGTGCCGCACGCGCGAGGGGCTCGCATACACCCTGGACAACCTCGAGCGGCTGGTGGTCAAGGAGGTGGGCGGATCGGGCGGATACGGAATGCTGGTCGGACCGCATTCCACGGCCGCCGAGCGCGACAGGTACGCGGCCCGCCTGCGCAGCCACCCGGACAACTTCATTTCCCAGCCGGTGCTCGATCTGTCGAGGGCGATGTGCTTCGTGGAAGGCAATCTGGAACCGCGCCACGTGGATGTCCGCCCGTTCGTGCTGCGGGGCCGCTCCGACACCTGGATCGCTCCCGGCGGCCTCTGCCGGGTGGCGCTCCGGAGGGGCGGGCTGGTGGTGAACTCCAGCCAGGGCGGGGGCTGCAAGGACCTCTGGGTTCTGCGTGACGGCCAGGTGCCCGACTGA
- a CDS encoding ammonium transporter encodes MRSRPLSTTTLTLRTRIGRIGALAGLFAAVLLLVPAPAFAQESGADMSYVLNTFSFLIWGALVMWMCAGFTMLESGTVRSKNASMICLKNIGIYAIAGLTYYFVGYGLMYVDVSGFIGSIDLFYGPSADEIALLGGDESALPAVVENGYAVTSDWFFQMVFVATTASIVSGALAERVNMWAFFAFTAILTAFIYPVIGSWHWGGGWLAERGFQDFAGSTLVHSTGGWAALAGALVVGPRWGRFRKDGTVKVMSPSNIPAVTLGVFILWLGWFGFNGGSQLALDGAVNALAMSNILVNTNLAAAAGVVTALAVSRPILGRIDLFAGLNGALAGLVAITAGPDIVDARWAVFIGAVGAVVCTLGLKFLEQRRIDDVVGAVPAHLFAGVWGTLATSIAAGANLGVQLLGVVSVGAFVFGVSFVVWTILEKTMGVRVSRTVEELGQDAAELGLEAYPEFVLMVDPDEGQDYRDP; translated from the coding sequence ATGCGCTCTCGTCCACTCAGCACAACCACCCTCACCCTTCGAACCCGGATCGGTCGCATAGGGGCACTCGCCGGCCTGTTCGCGGCCGTCCTCCTGCTCGTTCCCGCGCCCGCCTTCGCGCAGGAGTCCGGAGCGGATATGAGCTACGTCCTCAACACCTTCTCGTTCCTGATCTGGGGCGCGCTCGTGATGTGGATGTGCGCCGGCTTCACGATGCTGGAATCCGGTACCGTGCGGTCCAAGAACGCATCGATGATCTGTCTCAAGAACATCGGCATCTACGCGATCGCCGGACTCACCTACTACTTCGTCGGCTACGGCCTGATGTATGTCGACGTGAGCGGCTTCATCGGGTCCATCGACCTGTTCTACGGCCCGTCGGCGGACGAGATCGCGCTGCTCGGAGGCGACGAGAGCGCGCTGCCCGCCGTGGTCGAAAACGGCTACGCGGTCACCTCGGACTGGTTCTTCCAGATGGTCTTCGTGGCGACCACGGCCTCGATCGTCTCCGGGGCGCTCGCGGAGCGCGTCAACATGTGGGCCTTCTTCGCCTTCACCGCGATACTGACGGCCTTCATCTACCCGGTCATCGGCTCCTGGCACTGGGGCGGTGGCTGGCTCGCCGAGAGGGGCTTCCAGGACTTCGCCGGGTCAACTCTGGTGCACTCCACCGGGGGCTGGGCCGCGCTGGCCGGCGCCCTGGTGGTGGGGCCGCGCTGGGGCAGGTTCCGCAAGGACGGCACGGTCAAGGTCATGTCGCCCTCCAATATCCCTGCCGTCACCCTGGGCGTGTTCATCCTCTGGCTGGGCTGGTTCGGCTTCAACGGCGGTTCGCAGCTCGCCCTCGACGGCGCGGTCAACGCCCTGGCCATGAGCAACATCCTGGTGAACACCAACCTGGCGGCCGCCGCCGGCGTGGTCACCGCGCTCGCGGTCTCCCGGCCCATTCTCGGCCGGATCGACCTGTTCGCGGGCCTGAACGGCGCCCTCGCGGGCCTGGTCGCCATCACGGCGGGGCCCGACATCGTCGACGCCCGCTGGGCCGTCTTCATCGGCGCCGTCGGCGCGGTCGTGTGCACCCTGGGTCTCAAGTTCCTGGAGCAGCGGCGGATCGACGACGTGGTCGGCGCCGTCCCCGCGCACCTCTTCGCGGGCGTCTGGGGCACGCTGGCCACCTCGATCGCCGCCGGAGCCAACCTGGGCGTTCAGTTGCTCGGCGTCGTGAGCGTGGGGGCGTTCGTCTTCGGGGTCTCCTTCGTGGTGTGGACGATCCTTGAGAAGACCATGGGCGTCCGCGTGTCGCGCACCGTGGAGGAGCTGGGACAGGATGCCGCCGAACTGGGGCTGGAAGCCTATCCCGAGTTCGTGCTCATGGTGGATCCGGACGAGGGTCAGGACTACCGCGATCCCTAG
- the dusB gene encoding tRNA dihydrouridine synthase DusB: MRFPYLPEAPGGYVPLFLAPQAGVSESPFRRLCRRFGADVVVTEFVSAEGICHGNERTRAYLRFEEEERPIGVQIFGARPERMAEAAALVSDVYRPDFVDINFGCPVKKVVKRNGGSGCLRDLGLVERIVRAVVRATPLPVTTKIRSGFDEKTRDPVTIGLRCQDAGAAVVTLHPRTRADMYSGHARWHEIAALVDALDVPVVGNGDIKTGEDARRMQEETGCAGVMIARASHGSPWVFAGARAALDGRSLPPLPDPAERLAVCLEHAQNAVDFERNHKKAVIEFRKHMGWYTKGLPNGRQLRTRLFSLTTLEETREVLKCYLERELASAA; encoded by the coding sequence ATGAGATTCCCCTACCTTCCCGAAGCCCCCGGCGGCTACGTCCCTCTCTTCCTCGCGCCCCAGGCCGGAGTGAGCGAGTCGCCCTTCCGGCGACTGTGCCGGCGTTTCGGCGCGGACGTGGTGGTGACGGAGTTCGTGAGTGCGGAGGGCATCTGCCATGGGAACGAGCGCACGCGCGCGTACCTGCGTTTCGAGGAGGAGGAGCGGCCCATCGGGGTGCAGATCTTCGGCGCCCGCCCCGAGAGGATGGCGGAGGCTGCGGCGCTGGTTTCGGACGTGTACCGGCCCGACTTCGTCGACATCAATTTCGGGTGCCCGGTAAAGAAGGTCGTGAAGCGCAATGGCGGCTCGGGCTGCCTGCGCGATCTGGGGCTGGTCGAGCGCATCGTGCGCGCGGTGGTGCGCGCGACGCCGCTGCCCGTCACGACCAAGATCCGGAGCGGCTTCGACGAGAAGACGCGCGATCCGGTCACCATCGGCCTGCGCTGCCAGGACGCGGGCGCGGCCGTGGTCACGCTGCATCCGCGCACCAGGGCGGACATGTATTCCGGCCACGCGCGCTGGCACGAGATCGCGGCCCTGGTCGATGCGCTGGACGTCCCGGTCGTGGGCAACGGCGACATCAAGACCGGGGAAGACGCGCGCCGCATGCAGGAGGAGACCGGGTGCGCCGGGGTCATGATCGCGCGTGCTTCCCACGGGAGCCCGTGGGTGTTCGCGGGAGCCCGCGCCGCCCTCGACGGCCGGAGCCTGCCCCCGCTCCCGGACCCCGCCGAGCGCCTGGCCGTCTGCCTCGAGCACGCGCAGAACGCGGTGGACTTCGAGCGGAATCACAAGAAGGCGGTCATCGAATTCCGCAAGCACATGGGGTGGTACACGAAGGGGCTGCCCAACGGGCGCCAGCTCCGCACCCGGCTCTTCAGCCTGACCACCCTCGAGGAAACACGGGAAGTGCTGAAGTGCTATCTTGAACGCGAGCTTGCGAGCGCCGCCTGA
- the lspA gene encoding signal peptidase II, with product MNIKLRILAAILPAVLLLDVITKRWALTALGGGRRMEILDGLVPLTLAFNRGAAFGISIGNDPRWFFIPVTILAMGLLAVLFIQSESGDRVKVVSIALILSGALGNLVDRVRWDRGVVDFIGPIDLGFMHWPIFNVADSAITCGAVLLGISFWREERTRARETAAGPEEPGSAEPEPGLPARSEDASATTETTPGG from the coding sequence GTGAACATCAAACTCCGCATTCTCGCCGCCATTCTTCCGGCGGTTCTCCTGCTCGACGTCATCACCAAGCGCTGGGCGCTGACCGCCCTCGGCGGCGGACGCCGGATGGAGATCCTCGACGGCCTCGTTCCGCTGACCCTGGCCTTCAACCGGGGGGCGGCCTTCGGCATCTCCATCGGCAACGATCCGCGCTGGTTCTTCATTCCGGTGACGATCCTGGCCATGGGGCTGCTGGCCGTGCTCTTCATCCAGAGCGAGAGCGGGGACCGGGTGAAGGTGGTGTCGATCGCGCTCATCCTCTCCGGCGCGCTCGGCAACCTGGTGGACCGGGTGCGCTGGGATCGCGGGGTGGTGGATTTCATCGGTCCGATCGACCTGGGCTTCATGCACTGGCCGATCTTCAACGTGGCCGATTCCGCGATCACCTGCGGCGCGGTCCTGCTCGGCATCTCGTTCTGGCGCGAAGAGCGCACGCGCGCACGCGAGACCGCGGCCGGCCCGGAAGAGCCCGGCTCCGCCGAGCCGGAGCCGGGCCTTCCGGCCAGGTCGGAGGACGCCTCCGCCACCACGGAAACGACCCCCGGCGGCTGA
- a CDS encoding glutamine synthetase family protein: MGSRNGLSLTSTDDVTKYVKEHGVSSIRLWFSDILGNLKSFSITPKELAGAFEEGMGFDGSSIQGYKRIQESDMVAFPVPDTAQVLPFRSGGGRSMRMMAQIRNPDGSAYDGDPRNILIRTLGRLEDHDCTNMYVGPEAEYFYFKHERGTELLDDAGYFDINPVDIGDDIREVTVCALEAMGIQIEYHHHEVGPSQHEIDIRYKDALQMADSLQTYKYLVKEIARRCGAFATFMPKPLAGENGSGMHTHLSLFKGGQNAFYDGTDEHHLSAMAKHFIAGVLKHSREIALVTNPTHNSYRRLVPGYEAPVYIAWAERNRSAAIRIPMYKPGKEVATRIEVRFPDPTCNPYLAFSVMLAAGLEGVENALPCPDPVTVDIYHLSAKWREQMGIDALPHDLFEAARVGQFSDFLKDALGEDVHRKLIETKMEEADVFRLHVSQLDLKKHLVL, from the coding sequence ATGGGCAGCCGGAACGGGCTGTCCCTCACGAGCACCGACGACGTCACGAAGTACGTGAAGGAGCATGGCGTCAGCTCGATTCGTCTCTGGTTCTCCGACATCCTGGGCAACCTCAAGTCCTTCTCGATCACCCCCAAGGAGCTGGCCGGCGCCTTCGAGGAGGGAATGGGCTTCGACGGCTCCTCCATTCAGGGCTACAAGCGGATCCAGGAAAGCGACATGGTCGCGTTCCCGGTGCCGGACACGGCCCAGGTGCTGCCCTTCCGCTCCGGCGGGGGACGGTCGATGCGCATGATGGCCCAGATCCGCAACCCCGACGGATCGGCGTACGACGGCGATCCCCGCAACATCCTGATCCGCACGCTGGGCCGGCTCGAGGATCACGACTGCACGAACATGTACGTCGGCCCGGAGGCGGAGTACTTCTACTTCAAGCACGAGAGAGGTACCGAGCTTCTCGACGACGCCGGGTACTTCGACATCAACCCGGTCGACATCGGCGACGACATCCGGGAAGTCACGGTGTGCGCGCTCGAGGCGATGGGCATTCAGATCGAGTACCACCACCACGAAGTCGGACCGTCGCAGCACGAAATCGACATCCGTTACAAGGATGCGCTGCAGATGGCGGACAGCCTCCAGACCTACAAGTACCTGGTCAAGGAGATCGCGCGCCGCTGCGGGGCGTTCGCAACCTTCATGCCCAAGCCCCTCGCGGGAGAGAACGGGAGCGGCATGCATACCCACCTGTCGCTCTTCAAGGGCGGCCAGAACGCCTTCTACGACGGCACCGACGAGCACCATCTGAGCGCCATGGCCAAGCACTTCATCGCCGGGGTGCTGAAGCACTCGCGCGAGATCGCGCTGGTCACCAACCCGACCCACAACTCCTACCGGCGCCTGGTGCCCGGCTACGAAGCGCCCGTCTACATCGCCTGGGCCGAGCGCAACCGGTCGGCGGCCATCCGCATCCCGATGTACAAGCCCGGCAAGGAGGTCGCTACCCGCATCGAGGTGCGCTTCCCGGATCCCACCTGCAACCCCTACCTGGCCTTCTCGGTGATGCTCGCCGCCGGCCTCGAGGGCGTGGAGAACGCGCTGCCCTGCCCGGATCCGGTGACGGTGGACATCTACCATCTATCCGCGAAGTGGCGGGAGCAGATGGGCATCGACGCCCTGCCCCACGACCTGTTCGAAGCCGCGCGCGTCGGCCAGTTCAGCGACTTCCTCAAGGACGCCCTGGGCGAGGACGTGCACCGCAAGCTCATCGAGACCAAGATGGAGGAGGCGGACGTCTTCCGCCTGCACGTCTCGCAGCTCGACCTGAAGAAGCACCTGGTGCTGTAG
- a CDS encoding hemolysin family protein, translating into MTILIVTMIATLAVSGLCSILEAVLLSIDTSFVEMQRAEGRRSGRLLHELKSHIDQPIAAILTLNTVAHTAGAAFAGSLAYELFGSAWVAGFSAVFTFAILVFSEIIPKTAGARFCKQLAPSSAYVLKALTFTMTPVLVPLYWVQRLMQGSGNGPDISREEIEVMARMAWTTGTLAEDEWQVVSNVMRLGDVPVGEVMTPRTDIVAIDAGATVEEAKQVMLDHGHLRLPVHTGTLDRIVGVLVARDLWRADQKGVTEIRDLPRAPVFAPVSRPVQELIPELQDKGAKMAIVLDEFGGTAGLATFEDLIEEIVGEIRDEHEAHEPAEFQRLADGSVRIWGGVSVREANQRLRLELPSDLSDTVGGYVFGSLHRVPRPGDEVGVDGGRLRVARMRGRRVEFVVFLPD; encoded by the coding sequence ATGACGATCCTCATCGTGACCATGATCGCCACGCTCGCCGTCTCGGGGCTCTGTTCGATTCTGGAGGCGGTACTCCTCTCCATCGACACGAGTTTCGTCGAGATGCAGCGCGCGGAGGGACGACGCTCCGGTCGCCTTCTGCATGAGCTGAAGAGCCACATCGACCAACCGATCGCGGCCATCCTCACGCTCAACACCGTGGCCCACACCGCGGGCGCCGCGTTCGCGGGGTCGCTGGCCTACGAACTCTTCGGCAGCGCGTGGGTGGCCGGCTTCTCGGCCGTCTTCACCTTCGCCATCCTGGTCTTCTCCGAGATCATTCCCAAGACCGCCGGAGCCCGCTTCTGCAAGCAGCTCGCCCCCTCGTCCGCCTACGTCCTCAAGGCGCTGACCTTCACCATGACACCCGTGCTCGTGCCTCTCTACTGGGTGCAGAGGCTGATGCAGGGATCGGGGAACGGCCCGGACATCAGCCGCGAGGAAATCGAAGTGATGGCGCGGATGGCGTGGACCACCGGAACCCTGGCGGAGGACGAGTGGCAGGTGGTGTCCAACGTCATGCGCCTGGGCGACGTCCCGGTGGGCGAGGTCATGACGCCGCGCACCGACATCGTGGCGATCGATGCGGGCGCCACCGTGGAAGAGGCCAAGCAGGTCATGCTCGACCACGGCCACCTGCGGCTCCCGGTGCACACCGGAACCCTCGACAGGATCGTGGGCGTGCTGGTGGCGCGCGACCTGTGGCGGGCCGACCAGAAGGGGGTGACCGAGATCCGCGATCTGCCCCGCGCGCCGGTCTTCGCCCCCGTCTCGCGGCCCGTTCAGGAGCTCATTCCGGAGCTCCAGGACAAGGGCGCCAAAATGGCGATCGTCCTCGATGAATTCGGCGGCACCGCGGGGCTGGCGACCTTCGAGGACCTCATCGAGGAGATCGTGGGGGAGATCCGGGACGAGCACGAGGCGCACGAACCCGCCGAATTCCAGCGCCTGGCCGACGGAAGCGTCCGGATCTGGGGAGGCGTCTCGGTGCGGGAAGCCAACCAGCGGCTGCGCCTGGAGCTGCCCTCGGACCTGTCCGACACCGTCGGCGGCTACGTTTTCGGGAGCCTGCACCGGGTGCCCCGGCCGGGCGACGAAGTGGGGGTGGATGGCGGGCGGTTGCGGGTCGCGCGCATGCGTGGCCGCCGCGTGGAATTTGTCGTATTTCTCCCGGACTAA
- a CDS encoding quinolinate phosphoribosyl transferase, which yields MSRKGPVPADSPAPPAPRRRAERLAPEVFGLPAAAMRAGHYTDQYFNWARRVLEAEARAPSVTMQVFQKKDVLLAGTDEAVAILRLCLAEGYRWEDLEVWSLGDGDRAAPGETVMLIRGPYPAFAHLETLYLGALARGTRVATGTRRAVEAAWPAPVLYFAARHDHWAVQKADGWAAHVAGAAGVSTDAQGAWWGGMGEGTLPHSLIAAYSGDTVAATAALARRVPDSVRVVSLVDFDNDCVRTALKVARALGEKLYAVRLDTAENMVDRSLAREAEAGGARESELRGVNRWLVHKVREALDQGGFGHVRIVVSGGFDGARIRRFRTDGVPVDAFGVGSSLIRGQVNFTADVVKVGGKAVAKAGRRYRPNPSLERVA from the coding sequence ATGAGCCGTAAAGGGCCCGTCCCCGCCGATTCCCCAGCCCCCCCCGCGCCGCGCCGCAGGGCGGAACGGCTGGCTCCCGAGGTCTTCGGCCTGCCTGCGGCTGCGATGCGGGCCGGGCACTACACCGACCAGTACTTCAACTGGGCCCGCCGGGTGCTCGAGGCCGAGGCGCGGGCGCCCTCGGTGACCATGCAGGTCTTCCAGAAGAAGGATGTTCTGTTGGCGGGTACCGACGAGGCGGTGGCGATTCTCAGGCTGTGCCTGGCGGAGGGGTACCGGTGGGAAGACCTGGAGGTGTGGTCGCTGGGCGACGGCGACCGGGCGGCTCCCGGCGAGACGGTCATGCTCATCCGGGGGCCCTACCCGGCCTTCGCGCACCTGGAGACCCTCTACCTGGGCGCGCTGGCTCGGGGCACGCGGGTCGCCACGGGAACCCGTCGGGCGGTCGAGGCGGCCTGGCCGGCGCCGGTGCTGTACTTCGCCGCGCGCCACGACCACTGGGCGGTACAGAAGGCGGACGGCTGGGCGGCGCATGTGGCCGGGGCGGCCGGCGTCTCCACCGACGCGCAGGGGGCGTGGTGGGGCGGCATGGGGGAGGGCACGCTGCCGCACTCGCTGATCGCGGCGTACTCGGGGGACACGGTCGCCGCCACGGCGGCGCTCGCCCGCCGGGTGCCGGATTCCGTGCGGGTCGTTTCGCTGGTGGACTTCGACAACGACTGCGTGCGGACGGCGCTGAAGGTGGCCCGCGCGCTGGGCGAGAAGCTCTACGCCGTCCGCCTGGACACCGCGGAGAACATGGTCGACCGGTCCCTCGCGCGGGAAGCGGAGGCGGGCGGCGCGCGCGAAAGCGAGCTTCGGGGCGTGAACCGGTGGCTCGTGCACAAGGTGCGGGAAGCCCTCGACCAGGGCGGCTTCGGCCATGTGCGCATCGTCGTCTCGGGAGGATTCGACGGCGCCCGGATCCGCCGCTTCCGCACGGATGGGGTTCCGGTGGACGCCTTTGGGGTGGGCTCGTCCCTGATCCGGGGCCAGGTCAACTTCACGGCGGATGTCGTGAAGGTGGGCGGCAAAGCGGTCGCCAAGGCGGGACGGCGCTATCGGCCCAACCCGTCGCTCGAGCGGGTGGCGTAA